A single genomic interval of Oryza sativa Japonica Group chromosome 7, ASM3414082v1 harbors:
- the LOC136357360 gene encoding uncharacterized protein, producing the protein MAEAVASAVVQETVSGVFSYLSSNRTEKASKRHNMERLEMAHSELDLALERSSKLPITDASLLRQRKIYKRAYDECGDVLHRCKLQILEGEDSHMVKGGFTKRIFRAVKSSISSLIGMDKDEASYSDDAVRRFEWFADKAGKFVRDVETGCSLAHYRFFSPLIKHLLEGKRLCYELVQRSQTLRLEIDPVRSKERGVEAEIRLCNDNVTMLTRSFNLRLILRLSESTDIVGIIISCLQSFGPHFKSLVENAKNTVAELPTQDVLNSSARIFFALPSDTLYEGSATTYRPDPLCCRTHGHGVGSLELSYRFPEQVSNVHFNGYVVASDCNYRSANSTNEVIDRNIMRDWPPLQLTIAFAPHQPHHEDVQGSYEIIGGNNERIDTSMHQMEEMVVSKAIGCFNSQPEVATYSIFSWSVHGCAYFAVQKSIVPVALPLSPRPTNSTPRPEEFSREEPY; encoded by the coding sequence ATGGCAGAAGCAGTTGCATCAGCCGTTGTCCAGGAAACCGTCAGCGGAGTCTTCTCCTACCTATCCAGCAACCGGACAGAGAAGGCATCCAAAAGGCACAACATGGAGAGGCTGGAGATGGCGCACAGTGAGTTGGACCTCGCGCTCGAGAGATCCTCGAAGCTGCCCATCACAGATGCATCCTTGCTCCGTCAGAGGAAGATCTACAAGCGCGCCTACGACGAGTGTGGCGATGTGCTGCACAGATGCAAGCTTCAAATTCTCGAGGGGGAAGACAGCCACATGGTAAAAGGGGGTTTTACCAAGCGGATTTTCCGTGCTGTGAAGTCGTCCATCTCTTCTTTGATTGGCATGGACAAAGACGAGGCGAGCTATTCTGATGATGCGGTCCGGAGGTTCGAGTGGTTTGCAGACAAGGCCGGCAAATTCGTGAGAGATGTGGAGACTGGATGCTCGCTTGCGCACTACCGTTTTTTCAGCCCTCTCATCAAGCATCTCCTCGAAGGCAAAAGGCTCTGCTATGAACTGGTGCAAAGAAGCCAAACACTTCGCCTTGAAATAGACCCTGTGCGTTCGAAAGAGCGTGGTGTGGAGGCAGAGATACGTCTTTGTAACGATAATGTCACAATGCTAACAAGAAGTTTCAATCTAAGGCTGATACTACGTCTCTCTGAGAGCACGGACATAGTGGGGATCATCATCAGCTGCTTACAGTCATTTGGACCGCATTTCAAGTCTTTGGTTGAAAATGCAAAGAATACAGTTGCCGAGCTACCTACACAAGATGTTCTCAACTCGTCAGCTAGAATTTTCTTTGCTCTGCCATCCGACACATTGTATGAAGGTTCCGCTACAACTTATCGGCCTGATCCACTATGTTGCAGAACACATGGGCATGGCGTTGGCTCGTTGGAGTTATCGTATCGATTTCCTGAGCAAGTTTCCAATGTTCATTTTAACGGTTATGTCGTGGCATCTGACTGCAACTATAGGTCGGCTAACTCAACTAATGAAGTTATTGATAGAAACATCATGAGAGATTGGCCGCCTCTGCAGTTGACAATTGCTTTTGCGCCTCATCAGCCGCACCATGAAGATGTGCAGGGAAGTTATGAGATAATTGGAGGAAACAACGAACGCATTGATACTAGCATGCATCAGATGGAGGAGATGGTAGTATCCAAGGCAATCGGTTGTTTCAACAGTCAGCCCGAGGTGGCTACTTATTCGATCTTCAGTTGGTCAGTGCATGGCTGTGCATATTTTGCTGTCCAAAAATCGATCGTCCCAGTTGCACTTCCGTTGTCACCAAGACCAACCAATAGTACTCCAAGGCCTGAAGAGTTCTCAAGAGAAGAACCTTACTAG